The following proteins come from a genomic window of Streptomyces liliiviolaceus:
- the proB gene encoding glutamate 5-kinase, producing the protein MDARRIVVKVGSSSLTTAAGGLDADRVDALVDVLAKSRGGGGGGEHEVVLVSSGAIAAGLAPLGLRRRPKDLARQQAAASVGQGLLVARYTASFARYGVRVGQVLLTSDDMSRRAHHRNASRTLDKLLAMGALPVVNENDTVATDEIRFGDNDRLAALVAHLVRADLLVLLSDVDGVYDGDPSRPGTSRIAEVRTPADLAHVDIGSTGKAGVGTGGMVTKVEAARIAAAAGIPVVLTSAVHATDALAGRDTGTYFHATGRRSADRLLWLQHASTPRGALVLDDGAVRAVVERRTSLLPAGIAAVEGDFTAGDPVELRDGAGRAVARGLVNFDAKEIPQLIGRSTHDLARELGPAYEREVVHRDDLVLLNP; encoded by the coding sequence GTGGACGCCCGCAGGATCGTCGTCAAGGTGGGTTCCTCGTCCCTGACCACCGCGGCCGGAGGCCTCGACGCCGACCGCGTGGACGCCCTCGTCGACGTACTCGCCAAGAGCCGCGGCGGCGGCGGCGGCGGCGAGCACGAGGTCGTCCTCGTCTCGTCCGGCGCCATCGCCGCCGGTCTCGCCCCGCTGGGCCTGCGCCGCCGCCCCAAGGACCTGGCCCGTCAGCAGGCCGCCGCCAGCGTCGGCCAGGGCCTCCTCGTCGCCCGCTACACCGCCTCCTTCGCCCGGTACGGCGTCCGGGTCGGCCAGGTGCTGCTCACCTCCGACGACATGAGCCGCCGCGCCCACCACCGCAACGCCTCCCGCACTCTCGACAAGCTCCTCGCGATGGGCGCCCTGCCGGTCGTCAACGAGAACGACACCGTCGCCACGGACGAGATCCGCTTCGGCGACAACGACCGCCTCGCGGCCCTCGTCGCCCATCTCGTCCGCGCGGACCTGCTCGTCCTGCTCTCCGACGTGGACGGCGTGTACGACGGCGACCCCAGCAGACCCGGTACGTCGCGGATAGCGGAAGTACGCACTCCGGCCGATCTCGCGCACGTCGACATCGGCAGCACGGGCAAGGCGGGCGTCGGCACCGGAGGCATGGTCACCAAGGTCGAGGCGGCCCGGATCGCCGCCGCCGCCGGTATCCCGGTGGTGCTGACGAGCGCGGTGCACGCCACCGACGCCCTCGCCGGACGGGACACCGGCACGTACTTCCACGCCACCGGCCGCCGCTCCGCCGACCGGCTGCTGTGGCTGCAGCACGCGTCGACCCCGCGCGGCGCCCTCGTCCTGGACGACGGGGCCGTGCGCGCGGTCGTCGAGCGGCGCACCTCCCTGCTGCCCGCGGGCATCGCGGCCGTCGAAGGCGACTTCACCGCCGGTGACCCCGTCGAACTGCGCGACGGCGCGGGACGGGCGGTCGCGCGGGGACTGGTCAACTTCGACGCCAAGGAGATCCCGCAGCTGATCGGGCGCTCCACGCACGATCTCGCCCGCGAGCTGGGACCCGCGTACGAACGTGAGGTCGTGCACCGGGACGACCTGGTGCTGCTGAATCCGTGA